The Brachypodium distachyon strain Bd21 chromosome 4, Brachypodium_distachyon_v3.0, whole genome shotgun sequence nucleotide sequence TCACCACTGAAATCAAGCATGGAATGATTCCATAACTTGGCAATCACAGATAGATAGAGATTTTATACCACGAAGTGAGACCGGACATGGAGATACACCTGGCAGTGATAAGTATTGTACTAGCATGGACAAACTTTAGCAATTACCTCATCCAAAAAAACAGGTACTACGAGATGGATGATTTTTCTATCTACTCCATATATCTGTGAGATGGCTCGGCTGAAATCATGTTAATTTCACACAGCGCGTGTTTGGATTCATGACAGAAAGCTAAGCAACCTGGTACTAAGATCTAATCCGATTATTCCCATCCCTTTAGTTCCACTGCAATTGGGTGAGATAATAATGGAGTAGTACAATGAAGGGAGGGACTGAAGAGTGTACGTGGCGGCGGACTCCTCCTCGAGCCAGTTCCTGATGTGGCGGATGTTGCGGCGGAAGACGGCGGACGACTGCTTCACGTCTTTGCGCAGCAGCATCATCGCCGCGCCCACTCCGACCACCGTCAGAATCAAGTTGGTCAACGCCATCGCAGCTCTCTGTAAACCCTAACTCTACCAGATAGGTTTGGATCCACCGTAGGGCGCTGAAGATGGGGGGCCGAGAAAGGGCAGCGAGCACCGTCGGTAGGTCTGACGGCGGCGGATCAGAGAGAAGTTAGCTGCGTGCGGACTCGGAGGGGACGAGGGGTTGCGACGTGGGCTGGCTTGTGCAGAGCCCGTGGGATGCCAATAAAGCCTGTACGGTGTCTCTGGCCCGCTCACACGTTCAAGGCCCACATGACACTTCGCCACTTCGCCAGGCGGGGAAAAGCCCAACTTCTAACTCCCTCCCCGCTGAAACGTCGAGTACCCACCGCCGGCCACGAatttgcggcggcggcgacaaggCAAGATGCtatcccgcgcccgccgcctccaccccgccctccgccgcctcctccgcgcaAGTGCTGCACCCTCACCTGTTCCTCCACCTCACAACCTAACCTCTCAAATCCCTAAACCCTTCCCGCTTCTTCGCCGCCACCTCTcgtccccaccgccgccgccgccgacggcgtcTCTACCTCCTGCTGTGGTGTCTTCTGACCTCCCAGCTGTTAGCGCGAATGGCACCTGCCCTGGCTGTGGCATCGCCATGCAGTCTGCCGACCCGGCGCTCCCGGGCTTCTTCAACCTCCCATCCCCGAAGTCCCCCGACTACCGCGCGCGCCTCGCGCCCGTTACCGCCGACGACACCCAAATCTCGACCTCTCTGAAAAGCGGACATCTCCGGGAGGGTCAAGAGAACTCGAGAGGggacgaggcggcgggggtggaggtggaggccaAGAGGGAGAGCAAGGTTTTGGTGTGCGCTCGGTGCCACTCGCTGCGCCACTACGGCCACGTCAAGCGCCCCGACGCCGAGGTCCTGCTCCCGGACTTCGACTTCGTCGCTGCCGTCGGCCCGCGCCTCGCGTCGCCGTCGGGGGCCAGGTCCCTGGTTCTGCTCCTGGCGGACGCGTCAGACTTCGATGGCTCCTTCCCGCGCGCCGTGGCGCGCCTggtcgcggccgccggcgaggctCACCAGGAGGACTGGAAGCGGGGTGCGCCAGCTAACCTCCCCCGCGCAGTGCTGGTCGTCACGAAGCTCGACTTGCTCCCGACGCCGTCGCTGTCCCCTGACGATGTTCACGCCTGGGCTCAggcccgcgcccgtgccggcgCTGGTGCTGACCTGCAGCTTGCCGGCGTGCATCTTGTCAGCGCCGCGCGAGGGTGGGGTGTGCGTGACCTGCTCAACCACGTTCGCGAGCTTGCCGGGGCTCGCGGCAAGGTCTGGGCTGTTGGCGCACGGAACGTGGGCAAGTCGACGCTGCTCAACGCCATTGCTCGGTGCTCTGGGGCAGAAGGCGGGAAAATCTTGACAGAGGCGCCGGTTCCGGGAACAACCCTTGGGGTCATCCGGGTGGATGGCATTCTTGGTGCTCAAGCGAAGCTGTTTGACACTCCTGGCCTGCTTCATGGGCACCAGCTGACTTCGAGACTTACACTGGAGGAGCAGAAGATCGTTCAAGTGAGGAAGGAGATGCAGCCAAGGACTTACAGAATAAAGGTCTCATTCTGTTCATCTTATACACCCTTTGTCAGTGATTTTTATGATTAGGTGCAACGGGGACAATTTCTGATTATTTTCTCACAGTCAATTATGCTTTTCTGCAAACAACTCTAGCATTCTATCGTGTTCTACTTCTGTGCTACATGCCTACATAACTAAATCTGCTATTGGTTAGGCAATTGCGATTATACGGGATTTTTTTCTAGGGAGATTGCGAGGcggtagttatttccccctcTAAAAGACAaaactgaaataaaaaaatgcatgataATAGAGTGGATTGGGAAACTGACACCGATGTACTTCTGAAGTTCAGTTCTTCATATCATGGCTGGTTGATTCTTGAATTACATAGAGTGCCTTTTGCTAAGGATCCTTAGTTAAGACAGGATTCTTCCGATGCTGTTTGGGCATGTCCCATGTTAACGGTTCTTGCTTGTATGtaatttgtttggttgcaaCCTTTTCAGGCAGGGCAATCCATACATATAGGAGGACTGGTGCGCCTTGATATTGAAGAGTTAACTGTAGGATCAATCTATGTTACAGTATGGGCTTCGCCACTTGTGCCACTTCACATGGGGAAGACCGAAAATGCAGCCTCTATGATGAAAGATCATTTTGGCTTGCAACTTCAGGTATCCTTCTTATTCTAAcaagatatattttttatccTAATTCATTTACATCATGTCTTGCTGGTTGGTGTGATATCTGCAGCCTCCTATAGGGCAGAAACGGGTGAGCGAGCTTGGGAAATGGGTGAGGAAACAGTTCAAAGTTTCTGGCAATAGTTGGGATTCAAATTCTATGGATATAGCCATTTCTGGTCTTGGCTGGTACGGAATCGGGCTGAAGGGAGAGTCGGTGTTGGGGTTATGGACATATGATGGCGTTGATGTTGTCCCCAGGAGCTCCCTCGTGCATGAAAGGGCATCCATCTTTGAGGAACCCGGATTCTCGGTCTCGAAGATCGTCTCGCAGGCAGATAGCATGACAAATAAGGTGAAAAGCAGCaagaaagcaaacaagaaggagAGCAAAGCCAGTTCATGTCCTGCTGCAGCACCAGAACCTGCTACTGTCATAGATGCTTGAGTGTTTCATTTCATTCTGTGATGGGACTTTCAGTTAGTTGACCATGTCCTGCCACAGAGACATAGGTTGTACAATGTATACTGGCATTGGGGGCCTGTTATTCCTGGAAAACAAATTGTGGGAGTATGGGGGCCTTTTTAACTTGGTCTGGACTCGTTAATAATAAACACTGATATCAGTCAAATGATAGTTTGCTTTTGCTAGTATGCAACCATAAGAGTCCAGATTGGAAAGTCGGCAAAAGATGACCTGATAGGCTGTTCTCTCTGAACTTCTTTCAAAATCCATGTATCTAACGTCTTCTGTAAAATCAAACTTGCTGATCCTGAGATAGTCTGTTTTACATTTGAATCGTGTGACAAAGTTTTGCACTGGAGTTGTATAACCTTTTACATTGAAGTTGTAATATCTGAATTCGGATATGGAATTTATGCAATTTGCATCTGAGATTTTCTTCTGAAGATTGTTTGTGACTTCTAAATTCCGTTTGCACATTTCAATCACAGCTCATTTTGCTAAAGaacttactccctccttttcataaagattggcgcggctttgaactagctctagttcaaagccactgagggagtactaaattctGTCAATTTATGAGATGAGTCTGAAACCTTTTGCTGCTTCAGCGTGCCTTTTGACAAGATCAGGGGATCCAGGTCCCTGGTTATATATGGTTTATGTTTACATTTTCACCCCCTTTTTGCCGGAGAGGGCTCAATTCACATGGTTGGTGTCAATCGACAATGTTTTCTTGTTGATAGACGAACATCAGGGGGCATCCGCATCCCTAAAGGTGGCAATATCTTAACACTTTTTTCCTTGTTGAGAAGATGCATTTCCACACAACAATCTAGAATTTCACTTTGAATGTCATCATCATGCACTAAAAATTACATTAACTGCACGGCACAGATATATTCCCTGGAAAATTAGCAGCCGCTCCAGTTTTTATGCATCTGCAATGTATGGCACTTCCATCTATCTCTGAAACTCACCTGCTGCTTACTTTCCTGAGTGCAACACGAACAACTCTGCATGAGCATGCATAGAGAAACTTGATAGCTTGCACCTGGTTTAGTTTGTACTTGCCTATCATGATTCATGCCTGTTATTTTACGTAAGTGCGTAGTATGTAACTTAAAAGAGGGATCTGAAATGCAAGATATGTTTGGCAAGTAGAAGCCTGCCTTTTCAACCCAAATCTTCGGATACCATCTTTCACACAAAGTACAATCTCGCAAGCAGAACACAATTATTTTATGTTTAGATCGGTTATTAACGGCTATGCTTTACCAGGATCAGCTTTTGTAAATATTACTAAATACTTGTTTTCCGGGTTAGGCTAAATGGCGACTAATGCCAAAAGATTCGGGAGTAGAGACAATGAGAAACACATCCTGGATAGTGGAGTACTTGACCAAATCAAATTAAAAAGGAATCACCCCACAATTTTGTTATTGCAAATTCAGGAGATCGGCTGGAATTATTGACTATTTGTTTTTAGAGTATTATGATGTCCACAAATTATGAAAGGGAAGCATTGTGGATGTGCTTCAAGCTGTAACAAATGCAGTTGAAGCTTTGCACGTGCAAATTTTATGCTTTGTTGGTATGTGCGTGTGCCATCAACACGTGTATGTTTTGGCACGTGCAGCTTAGCTTTGGACATCAATTATCTACATATGTTTGGTTCCTTATTGGCTAAGTTTACGCGGCGAAGTGCATGAAGGAAGGAAaggaggaaaacaaaatatattcGATCTAGGCGTGCAGCAAAAGCTTGGAGAAATGCGGAAACGGGAATCATATGCAGaccattaaaaaaatgcaCGTATGCGTATGTACGTGGAGGCTTTGAACCATGAGGCTATCCAGCTGCtagctcattttttttttactccctccgatccatattagttgtcgaaatattacatgtatctagatgttttataAACATAGAGACATCCATATTTgtgtaaatttgagacaattaacatgaatcggagggagcacGAGATCTAGATAGCTCATTCTCCAGAGACATGCATGATTACTTGAATATTCTTGAGCCAATGTCGGGAAGATAAGATACCGCTGTCAATTTGATCTGCCATATTGCTGCCGGTGCACAGAGTTCACTGCCATCTTGCGAAGTCGAGTGATAGGGATAACACCATGAATGTGCCGATGCGCATGACGTTGGAGGCATTTTTTCCTTCATAATTATTGTACGTTTCATTTTATTATAAAAGGAGTTCTGCCGTTCACTATAAGACTATAAGTTGATCACCAAAAGTCGTTAATTGTCAATCGGTGATAATTTTGAACGAACATGGATGGATTTTTATTGTTTCTTCTTAATGATGTGATTTGGGGATTTCTGTTAGGAGTAGCATTTTCATGAATACTTTAGCTCtcacaagaaaaacaatttTGTCTGATTATAGTTGTTAAAAAAGTCCAGAATTTCTATTGATGGTGGTGGCAGTTCAGAATAGTTGTAATCTGAATCTGTCTCTCTCTGTCTAGGGTGTGGCAGTCATAATCAACCCTGGAGATAGATCGACGGTTGTCCGCTGCCCAACAGTTTGGCTTGACTTGGTGGCAGCGACCTTAGTGGCgttgattttttattttttttgccattAGTCCCTTGTTTTTTCCATCTGTTCGCTTGGACTTCTTCCCTGTTGGTTCAATGGCGAAACAATTGTTCGACATTCTACCTTGTAAGGGGCGTATACATGGACAATGATCATTCAACAATCTAGATCTTCATCTCTTAGGACGGATAACTCATGCGGCTCTACAAAATCTTCGAGCTAGGTTAGTACAACTTGGCAGGTTTTGTTACCTCGACATGCTATGGGTGAATAATTGTGACGATGACTTCGGAGGATCTTGATGTAAATGGCATTTAGATCAAGGGGATTGGCAGCTCGAGTTTGCCTCTTTGTCTGTGTGTAATTAATAACATCAGTTTGTTGCTAAAAAATGTATTGATCATAATGTACCTTTAAGGGTATTGGTGCAAATTAGCCTAGTATCCATATACAAGGGCCTCCTTGTTTTGTATGTCATTGATCAACAGATGTCTGTCATGCCTGAGATTAGTCAATGATTAATATTCCAAGTTCCATTGTCCGCTTCCTTTTTGTTCAATTTTGGTTCAACATTATGgaatatacttttttttttgcatccaAATGATTTGTTCTTAATAAGGTTAATATTCACACGGGCCATGAAGTGACAACCACTAGGCACTAGCCCCTTTGAATCAATTCAGACATGACCTTGCCCACTCTTGATGTATTGATAACAGACCACAGGTTCAATTCCCACTGGTGATAGAATCTCTTTAACCCGTTATCTAATCAGCTACGTAGTATATCAGTTTGTCTTAGTGTCTTACAAAATCTTGTGATGATTGCTTTTTCAGGAAAAaagataattaattaatttattaaGCTTTTAAGAGACATTACCAAAAGGATATTATATTAAAGTTCACATGTGCTAGCTTTATGTAATTGCATACAACTTGCAGATGCTTATACTTTCAATCTGCAATTTAGTGTTGATTGCTACGGGTAGGTCTCCAtggcaaaaagaagaagagataatTCGAAGCATAACATTTCTCCAAAGGAAGTGGAATGAAATTGATTAAAAGAGGACCGGCCGGCTGGGGTTTAAAGAGGTTAGGCACCGTCAAAGTAAAAATATGCCATGCTTCACATGAGTAGCTTGACCCGATTTCACATTAATTTTCAACTTGCATCTCATCCTTATTTATTCACCCTTAATTTGGTTTAATGGCCATATTGTTTAGTTCCACATTTCGTAAGAGTGAAAGCCTAAGCTCTATACAATCACAAAAATTTGATGGCTAACATTAATGTGGAAACATATTAAATTTTCTCTATAATTATACGATGGGCAAAACATGTAGGCATCCTAAATAAAGGAATTATAattatttatgttttctttAGACGGACCAATATAGTATCGGCCTATGAGTTATGAATGTTCCAAAAGAAATTAAGTAAACAGGTGATTCTTGTATTCATATAGAGGCAGGCAAGTAAGTTTTGATGGTTTGGTGCAAAGTAGTCCCCCACTTATATTTGTTTGCATAATATTCATGGTTTTATTTGTAAAGGATAAAGAAACACACCAAGGTTTTCCATATATACCAAATTACAATATGGCAAACACTCTGAGATCACAAAATACGTACAGTGAATCTTCACCAAGCAAGCTGTTATTAAAAACTCACGACCTGACATACAGGATGAAGAATATGGCTATCTTAAACTTAGTGGCAACAAGGGAATCTGCCACCAATCAACCAACCTTTTCTGGCTGCATGTAAAGCAGGGGTTTCTTGTGCAAACGTTTCAGCGAATTGAGGGACAGATGTAGGAAGGAACAGATATGCTGCTGCAGGAGCCGTGACCTCCAATCATGGCCTGCCTAATCAATCACACAGTTTTCTAAGACCTGCAAATTGGGACCCAATCTGGGAACAGAACCACAGATCAGCAAAGACCATATGGCAGCTGGCAGCCCCTGATTGCGCCTTATAGGATGACTATGCAGATCTCCACTATGCATGCACCTTCCTCCTGCTGGTGGCAGCTTGCCTGCTTACCCCAGAATGATACTCCAAGCATACCACTTCAGATAGCACCATGATAATTCACACCAGCACACAGGAAATGCATGACCATGTTTTCAGTTGTCCAGGCTGTGTGTATTGCCCTTTAGAAACTGAAACCAGTTGAGAGAGGGCCAGGCCATTCGCCCATTCCAATCATGCATGAGGAACACACCCATCGCTGAATACTCGCCGGGAAAAGTTGCCGGGAATGttgaagtacgagtaatagctGCACTAGCTTCCAGAAACCGAAAAGAAGGAGACAAAATAGCTTCTCTGTGGCAGCCGAAACTGGTTTCTGGAGAAGCTGCAACAGGAAAGAAAGGGGCCATACATTGGAAGGAATTAATCAAGAATTAAGTAGCTGTGCCTTTCCCTGTTGCTTAGCGCAGAGGATAAAGATAAACGTTACTAACAATAGGCGGTTTCCGGTCTCTCTATCTTTCTCTCGGCTGCCTTTATCCGTGGGTGTGGCACCTCCCTCTACCTTTACAAGTCCCTATTTTGGGAGTCGGTTGAGGCCAAGAATTCAGCAAAAGGTGCCGGCTAGCGGGGCTGCGGCAGCAAGGTATCTTTGGAAACTTCTTGTAGACATCAGAAAAATACCCGGACGGCAAGCTGCTAGCTgtacaaggaaaaaacaaacagacTCTCACTGTTTGCATGCAAAGGAGGCAGCTGCTTATTAGCTTAGCTAAGGTAGCTGGCTAGCTGCTGCCTTCTAACAAGCCAACAACTGCGAAGGGCCTATATATATACCACCCCCTCTTGTGTCTAGCTATTCTCCAACCACCAGTTTCTGAAGCAAGTAGTGCTGTGAGTGTGAGCTAGCGACCATTTCAGgaagagaacaagtttaagtCCAGTGCTCTTAATTCTGCTCTTTTGTTGCTTTCTTCGACAGAGCATATTAATTGGCAGTGcttgaaagttgaaacccaAGCACATAATAGCTTCAGTTTGGTGTAGAGAACATGGGTGTGAGTGGCACTCTTGAGTACTTGTCTGATCTTCTCAGTAACAGCAGCCGTCGCCGGAGGTACAAGCAGAAGAGGAGGCAGTTCCAGACGGTGGAGCTCAAGGTCAGGATGGACTGCGAGGGCTGCGAGCTCAAAGTCAGGAACGCCCTCTCCAGCATGAAAGGTACATATATACATCATCAAA carries:
- the LOC100837318 gene encoding uncharacterized protein LOC100837318 isoform X1, which encodes MALTNLILTVVGVGAAMMLLRKDVKQSSAVFRRNIRHIRNWLEEESAATYTLQSLPSLSAERSAPKELESQAAKRDAAPKEDKH
- the LOC100837318 gene encoding uncharacterized protein LOC100837318 isoform X2; translation: MALTNLILTVVGVGAAMMLLRKDVKQSSAVFRRNIRHIRNWLEEESAATSAERSAPKELESQAAKRDAAPKEDKH
- the LOC100826895 gene encoding GTP-binding protein BRASSINAZOLE INSENSITIVE PALE GREEN 2, chloroplastic, translating into MLSRARRLHPALRRLLRASAAPSPVPPPHNLTSQIPKPFPLLRRHLSSPPPPPPTASLPPAVVSSDLPAVSANGTCPGCGIAMQSADPALPGFFNLPSPKSPDYRARLAPVTADDTQISTSLKSGHLREGQENSRGDEAAGVEVEAKRESKVLVCARCHSLRHYGHVKRPDAEVLLPDFDFVAAVGPRLASPSGARSLVLLLADASDFDGSFPRAVARLVAAAGEAHQEDWKRGAPANLPRAVLVVTKLDLLPTPSLSPDDVHAWAQARARAGAGADLQLAGVHLVSAARGWGVRDLLNHVRELAGARGKVWAVGARNVGKSTLLNAIARCSGAEGGKILTEAPVPGTTLGVIRVDGILGAQAKLFDTPGLLHGHQLTSRLTLEEQKIVQVRKEMQPRTYRIKAGQSIHIGGLVRLDIEELTVGSIYVTVWASPLVPLHMGKTENAASMMKDHFGLQLQPPIGQKRVSELGKWVRKQFKVSGNSWDSNSMDIAISGLGWYGIGLKGESVLGLWTYDGVDVVPRSSLVHERASIFEEPGFSVSKIVSQADSMTNKVKSSKKANKKESKASSCPAAAPEPATVIDA